The following proteins come from a genomic window of Edaphobacter sp. 4G125:
- a CDS encoding cupin domain-containing protein — protein sequence MPIPIVDEATVEELDLPGRKLRWVISQENTGAQYCTMAVIHVGPGQRVRPAHSHPNGEEVIYILSGHGRVLVDGEVELVRTGCAVLFPKGKIHMLENLSDIEMKVACFFSPPASLANYQFFEDIDFPI from the coding sequence ATGCCGATACCAATCGTAGATGAGGCCACAGTAGAGGAGTTGGACCTTCCGGGAAGAAAGCTGCGCTGGGTAATTTCACAGGAAAATACCGGTGCTCAGTACTGCACGATGGCTGTCATTCATGTTGGACCTGGTCAACGAGTACGTCCAGCACATTCTCATCCAAATGGAGAAGAGGTTATTTATATCCTTAGTGGCCATGGTCGTGTGCTGGTAGATGGCGAAGTAGAGTTGGTGAGGACAGGATGCGCTGTCTTGTTTCCTAAGGGTAAGATCCATATGCTTGAAAATCTGTCTGACATCGAGATGAAGGTGGCGTGTTTTTTTTCCCCGCCTGCCAGTCTTGCGAACTATCAGTTTTTTGAAGATATAGATTTCCCGATATAG